AAATACGCGTCGCCACGGAGAATGTCGAGCGTCGCACCATAACCGAGACCATCACGGCCAACGGCAAGATCAGGCCACAGACGGAGGTCAAGATAAGTCCGGATGTATCGGGCGAAATTGTAGAGCTGCACCTGAAAGAGGGAAACCAGGTGGAGCGGGGACAACTACTGCTCAGGATCAATCCTGAAACCTATATCTCGATGAGGGACAGGGCCGAGGCTGCTGTAAATTCTGCCAGGGCACAGCTTGCCAATGCAAGGGCGCGGATGGCCCAGGTGCAGGCTCAGTTCGAGCAGGCAGAAAGGAACTATCAGAGAAGCCTGAGACTTTACGAACAAAACACCATATCCGACTCAGAATATGAAACTTCCAGGTCAAATTACCAGGTGGCCCGGGCCGAAGTCGAAGCTGCAACCCAGTCGGCACAATCGGCAGAATTCTCTGTCAAATCGGCCATAGCCTCCCTGAACGAGGCAGAGGAGAACCTCCGTCGCACAACCATCTACGCCCCCACCAGCGGCACCATATCGAGGCTGAACGTTGAACAGGGCGAAAGGGTTGTGGGTACTGCACAGATGACCGGTACCGAGATGATGAGAATTGCCGATCTGACACGGATGGAAGTGCAGGTAGAGGTGAACGAAAACGATATAGTAAGGGTCAAGATCAACGACACGGCGGTGATCGAGGTTGATGCCTACATGGGACAGGATTTCAGGGGCGTCGTGACGGAAATTGCAAACTCTGCCAATGTAACCGCCATCGGATCGGACCAGATCACCAACTTCGATGTTAAGATACTGATCCTTGAAGAATCATACAGACACCTCTTTGACCAGCTGCCGGAAGGACGTTTTCCTTTCCTTCCGGGAATGTCGGCCACCGTGGATATTCAGACCACAACCAGGAGAAACATACTGACGGTGCCGATCCAGGCGGTTACAACCAGGGCCGACACCCTTCTCGTTGCCCGGGCAGGGGAACGCAACACTGATGATAGCGCCAGCAGTAATAGTTCCGGCCGTGACAACCTCAGCGAGGTTGTGTTTGTAAGAGGCGCCGAAAACATACTCGAAATGAAGAAGGTCGAGACTGGAATCCAGGACAACAATTATATTGAGATCATCGGGGGACTCGAAGAGGGCGAAGAGGTGATTACAGCGCCGTACAGCGCGATAGCACGTACACTGAGGGACGGCTCGAGGGTGAAGGTGGTCGACAGGCGGGAGCTGTTCAACTGACAGGCCGGTACCCGGACAATCGATTTTTGAACCGTGTGGTCGGGTAACCGGATACACGGTTTTTTTGCAGAGCCAGGCAGATACTTCAGACAAAGATTTCCCGGATGGAAAAGAGACTTGTTCTTAACATTGAAACTTCAACCAACGTTTGTTCTGCATCCTTATCGGCAGGCAAAGAAATTATTGCAGCCAGGGAAAGTCATACCGGCAGGTCACATGCCTCGCTGCTCACGGTTTTCATTGACGAGCTGATGAGAGAGTCGGATACCGGTTATGGTGATCTTGCAGCGGTGGCGGTGAGCATGGGGCCGGGATCATACACGGGACTCCGGATCGGGGTCTCGGCAGCAAAGGGGATATGCTACGGCGCCGGGGTGCCGCTGCTGGCGGTCGACACACTTAGGCTGATGGCCATGATGGCCATCAAAGGATGGCAGTCAGGAAACGACACCGGCCCCACGACCACTGTCACCAACGGCCGCAAAACAGAAGCCGCCACCAGCCGTAAAACTGACAACGCCACCGGAAACGACACCGGCCCCACAATTGACAACGCCACCGGCCGCGACACCGTGCTGCTCTGCCCCATGATCGATGCCCGCCGTATGGAGGTATATACGGCTCTCTACGATGCCTATGGCAGACAGGTTGCCCCGACAGGCGCACACATTATCGACAGGGAATGGTTTGACACCTTGCCTGGAGGAAGCAGGGTGCTCTTTTTCGGCAATGGCGCAGATAAATGCAACCACCTGGCCAACGGCGAAAACCTTGTATATATCGACGGGATATACCCGTCGGCCGGACTTATGCCGCCCCTGTCGGACGAGGCCCTCAATGAGGGCAGGATCGAAGATACCGCATATTTTGAACCCTACTACCTTAAGGATTTCATTGCAACCACTCCCCGGAACAGGCTCCTCTGATAGTGCCGGGACACCTTGCGCACGGCAGATGAACAAACCCTCCATAATAATTTAGGTACAATTATTGTTTATACTGATCGAAAGGTAACAGGTCTGAAATATGTATATCAGGATATTAATACTGGTAATTCCGGCAATCCTTGTCTGCAATGCCAGCAGGGGACAGACCAGCGGCAGTGACCCCGTGTACATGGCCGGTGAGAGTCTGAGATACCAGATCTATTACGGGCCGGTAACGGGGGGCGAGGTAACAATGACCCTTACGCCTGCCAAATTCGGGGAAAGGGAGGTGTTGCATGCGGTGGCACTGGGCTATACGACCGGACTGGCAAACAGGATATTCAGGATATACGACATCTACGAAAGCTATATGGACCCGGCAACCGGACTCCCGGTCAAATCAATAAGAAATATAAGCGAGGGGAGCTACAGGTTCTATAACGAGGTGCTTTACGACAGGGACAGCAACACGGTGTACACCCTCATGTCGGGCAGGAACGAGGCGCCACCGGGGGTGATGGACATGGTATCGGCCATATACAAACTGAGGGATACGATGAGCGTTGCTGCCCTCAGTCCGGGCGACGTGCTGGAGATGAACACCTGGTTCAGCGACAGGCTTTACCCCGTCTACATCAGGTACTCGGGGCCAGAGACGGTGAGGACCAGGATGGGACAGTTCGATGCACTGAAATTTTTCCCCGTCTCGGAGCCGGGAAGGGTGTTCAAGGGTGATGATGATATAACGGTGTGGTTCTCTGACGACGGGAACTTTGTGCCGCTCAGGGTAAGGCTCAACATGCTGGTGGGCGCCGTACGGATGGACCTTATAGAGGCGGAGGGGCTGCGCAGGGAGCTGCAGCCCATGAAGTGACCCTGCAGGCATACTGGAACAGCTTTTTTTCCGGCTTAAAAGGCAACGTACCGATTGAAGCGGGAACCTTCCCGCAGAGATGATCTGATCACTGAGCGGTAAGACTCCTGTTGAAATTTCCTGCCGGCAGGCAGGAAAATGATCGTTTTTCCTTATTTTTGCCTCCCGAGTGCTTCACAACGGTGAGGCAGACGGGTAAATCCGGTCCTTAACGGATCAATTGATAATCACAACATAATACCTGATGGCAGATACCAGTGATTTTAAAAACGGGTTGTGCATTGAGTACAACAACGACCTTTATACCATCGTGCAGTTTCAGCACGTAAAGCCCGGCAAGGGTCCGGCTTTTGTGAGGACAAAGATGAAAAGCCTTACCACCGGCAAGGTGCTTGACAATACATTCTCAGCCGGTGTAAAGATCAATATTGCAAGGGTAGAGAGGCGTCCGTACCAGTTCCTTTACAGTGACGACCTGGGCTTCCACTTCATGCACCGCGACACCTTTGAACAGCTTATGCTGGAACCCCAACTGATAGAGAGTCCGGAGCTGCTGCTGGAGGGACAGCAGGTGGAGATAGTATACCATGCCGATACCGAAACGCCGCTGAGCTGCGACATGCCGCCCTTTGTGGTGATGGAAGTTACCTATACCGAACCGGGCGTGAGGGGCGACACCTCATCGACAAGCTCGATGAAGCCGGCAACGATACAGACGGGAGCAACCATAAACGTACCGTTGTTCATCAATACGGGGGATAAGATAAAGGTGGATACGCGGACCAAAACTTATGCCGAAAGGGTGAAGGAGTAATTCCGGGTTTTGTCTTTATAGTTGTTTTTTATTACCTTAGTTTGTTTTAAATCCGAAAAATGTCTGAAGTACCGGGCAATAGCAGGCTACAGGTTACCAGGTTCAAGCTGAACACGCTGCTTGACATAACCAAGGCGATAAACGAGCACCAGTCGCAGGAAAGTCTTGTTAGCCGGTATGAGGCTATCCTGAGAAAAGAGCTGGGGATTGGCAAGATCGTGATCTACAAGCTGGCCGGCAAATGGGAATGCATCCTCAGCTCGGGTGTTGACCTCGAACAGGTCGAAAAAATTGATGCGGCAAAGCACCTGGTCCAATTTGAGGATATCACCTTCATTTCGGTCGAGAATGACCAGGTGCTGCAGCCTTTCGACATTATCATTCCGGTTGTGAGCAACAACGAACACCTCGCCATGGTGCTCATAGGCGACATAGACGAGGAGAGCGAGGGTGTGAGCCCGGTGATCAAGCACCTTCACTTTATCCAGACCCTTTCCAACATTATCGTGGTTGCGATAGAAAACATCAGGCTCAACGAGGATAACATCAGGCAGGCAGCCATTAAGAAGGAGCTGGAGCTGGCATCCAAGCTGCAGGAGATGCTGATACCCGACCCGGAGAAACTGCCCTCATACGATGCATTCAAGGTGTCGGCTTTCTACCATCCGCACATGGATGTTGGGGGCGATTACTACGACATTATTGAGCTGGGTGAAGGCGAGTTTGGCTTCTGCATATGTGACGTGTCGGGAAAGGGTATTTCTGCCGCGATCATAATGAGCAATTTCCAGGCCAACCTGCGCGCCCTGTTCACCAGTGAGATACCCCTGGAGATCCTGGTGGAAAAGCTTAATGACAGGGTGAACGAAAGCACCAAGGGGGAAAGGTTCCTCACAATGTTCATCGGCAAATACAACACGCTGACAAAAGAGCTGATCTATGTGAATGCAGGTCATAACGCACCGCTTCTATACAACATTGCTGCGGGCACACTCTCAACGCTCGACAGCAACACGGTGGGAATAGGCATGCTTGACGAGATGCCTCCCATCAGGCCGCAGCAGATGAAGATTGACAACAAGCTGAAGCTGTTCTGCTATACAGACGGACTTGTGGAGGTGATGCTCGACGGCAACCTCGTGGAGGCGGGCACCGAACATATTGAGACCTTCCTTACCAACAACCGGTCCCTTGCCGACAACATCATAGAGATCGTGAAGGATAACGGTGTGCTGCAGGGAAATGCCTCAATCTTTGACGACATAACAATCCTTGGGTTCGAATTTACCTGAAAAGTAGCGGGACTTCTGACACACCGGCATCACACAGTTTAAGGCCTGGCGGGAACTTTTCCGGGCTGGCGGTTCCTTCCGGAGGTTGTTTCTGCCTGATCACGGACTGGCGGTTCCTTCTGCCTTTTCGCCCTCTTCTTCCCTCCTGCTGTAATGGTCAATTGCTACGATGATGGCTGCAAAGCCCCAGAATGGCACAGAGAGCTTGTCGGTATGCAGGAAGTTGTTAAGGACCCCGTGAACGAGGTATGTTATTAGCGAGAGCAAAACCACTGTTACCAGCAGCCGCCTGTCATGGTCTTTGAGGGTGTGCAGCAGCCTGAAGCCTGTGAAGAGCGTAAAAAACACGATGGCCAGCACACTTAGAAGTCCGGGAACCCCGGTCTCGGACAGCGGCCCCAGATACTCGCTGTGGGCATCGCCGCCGTCGGCCAGGTTGGTGCTTATGATGGTCCTGTTGTATGAATACTGGAACGGGGCATACATGAACATATAGGTACCCGGGCCCCACCCGAAAAGGGGTTTTTCCCTGAACATGCCGATGGCTGCATTCCACCTGTTGATCCGCTCAAGGTTGGAGGCGTCGGACGAGATGTTAGTAATGGAGCGGACATGCTCCCTGAAATCGGCCGAGGAGTCCTGGGTGTTGCGCTCCATCTCCATTATGATCTCATGCCTCAGCATAAAGACCATCACGGCCGAAAGCAGCGTGACAGTCAGCACGGTTGAAAAGCTGAGACGCATCTTCATGACTACCCATACTGCCAGTGCAGCGGCAACACTCACCCATGCGGCCCTGGAATAGGAAAAGATCAGGGCAAATGTAAAGAGCAGCAGCAGGAAACCGGCAATACGCCGCGTGTTGACCGTGCTCTTCTGCCGAAAGGCAAAATAGAACATGGGCGGGATGAAAAAGGCCAGGGCGGCGCCGTAGGAGGTATGGTCGTTGTAGAAGGGCCTGACGACCCAGTGTGCCTCACGCTGCGCTATAAGTCCGTATTCTGCATGGTTATACAGGGTGTAGACGGCCACAAGCGCCAGGGCGGCGGCATAGCACCAGATGAACCGGTCGATGTTGCGCTGATAGGCAAAGATCCTGATCGCCACAAAGAAAAAGGCCGCTATGAACCAGAAACGGACAAAAAAGAATTTTATCGACACCACAGGCATGGTGCTGGCCATTGTGGATATCAGCAGCCAGGCAAGGTAGAAAAGTACTGCAAGGCTGACAGGATGGAAGAAGATACTGGCGTTGCCGGCCCCGCGATGAAGCCAGCTCAGTCCGGCAACGGCCACGATTATCAGTATGAGCGGCTCTGTGGGCAGGGAGACATCAAAGGGGATGTCGGTGATGTACCTGCTGAGTTCAACCGAAAGCGGTGTGAGGAACACAACTGCAAAGAAGAGCTTGTTGAGCGAAAAAAATGCGTAATAGAGAAGAACGGGAACCATGGCAATGACCGGCAGCCAGAAAAACTCACGGAGCATGAGGAAGGCGTTGAGGATGATGAAGATCAACACTCCCACGTAAACTATCAGACGGTCATATCTGGAAAGGGTGTTCATTTCCTTTTTCTCATCAGCACCTGCTTTCTGAAACTGTCAGCAAATATGAGCCCGAAAAGGGTCAGCAGGAAGGCAGAAATTGTAGATACGGCAACTATGAGCGACCGCACCGGATATGATTTTTTTTCAGCCGCGAAGGCCTCATTTACCACGTACTTGTAGGGCAGTGTTCGCTCTGCATCGATCCGCGCCTCGGCAACGGCATCGCTCAGCTCGCCCAGCCTGGTGGTAAGGTTCTTCTGGTGCTCGGTAAGGACGAGTGAGATGCCTCCGTACCTGGTAAGCCGGTCAATCCTCTGCCTGAAAAACTCTATGCTGGCAGTATCCCGCATTCTCACTGCAGTAGCATAGGCATGGGTATATACCTCACTCTGGCTCTCATAATCAAGTATGCCCAGTTCCCGGATCTTCCTCAGCGAATCTTCAACACTGGCTATCTCCCTGTTGAGGCTGCGATACTCATCTTCAATGATGGCAAGGGAGCTGATTGCCCGGTCGCGGGTCATCAGGTTCATTACCGAATCGATATACCCGGCAATTTCATTGGCCATCTCTGCTGCAATTTGCGGATCGGCATCCCTTACCTCTATCTCGATGGCCATGTACTGTGTCTTCCTGAAACGGACATTCCTTTCAAATTGCTTGTGAAGGGCAGTGATGGGAAATCTCCCCTCCCAGTTTATCCCGTAATGCTCCATCAGGTTATATTTCTCTATGACACGGTCTCTGATGGCGTTTGACTGGAGTATCTGGAGTATGCGCTCGCCATCTGCTTCCCTTCCGAAGGTCATCAGCTCGTCGCGGCTTGTCCCGGGCCCCAGCAGTGACCTTGAAAGCGTGGTCATGGGCGTGGGATAAAGGATCACACTTGATGAATACCGGGGCGTGATCAGCAGTGAAACAATTACCGAGGCCACGAGGGCAAGGGCTGTTATTGCAATCAGGGGGATTCTCCTCTGCCATACGAAAAGTAACAAGCCCGATGTTTCGATGTCACCTTTCAGCTTTTTTTTCTTGATCATTGATGGTAGGTATTATGCTATAGTTCAGGTTCTGGTTTTTATTGTCTATTAAAACCGCTATTCGGCAATATTATTTTATCCGGCTACTATAAGATTCCAGTTCTTTTTGCCTTTTTGCACAAGCAGGTACTTCCCGTTTATCAGATCGGCATCTGTAAGCTTCATTTCAGGATCAGCGACCTTCTCCCTGTTAATTGCCAGTCCCCCCCCACTTACCATACGACGGTACTCCCCCTTGCTGGGGAAAACATTCGTGTGTTCGGTTAGCAGTCCGGTAAGACCTACGCCACCGGCGAAAAGTTCTTTTTTGACCCCGAACCTGGGAACGCCCTCGAACAGGTCGGCAAAGCTTGCCTCATCAAGCCGGGCAAGGGCATCGGCGGTGCCGCGCCCGAAAAGCACCTGGGAAGCGTTGACCGCGGCTTCGTAATCCGCTTCTGAATGCACCATAACGGTCACCTCCCTGGCAAGCAATTTCTGCAGGCGCCTCTCATGCGGCGCCTCACTGTGCCGGGCCGTGGCAGCTTCTATTTCTTGGGGACTTAAAATGGTGAATATCTTTATGTACCTCGCCGCATCCTCATCTGACACGTTGAGCCAGAACTGGTAAAATTTATAAGGAGATGTAAGTTTCCTGTCGAGCCAGACATTGCCCTCCTCGGTCTTGCCGAACTTGCTGCCATCGCTCTTGGTGATGAGGGGGCAGGTAAGTGCGAAGGCCTCGCCTCCCGTCTTGCGCCTTATCAGTTCGGTGCCGGTCACTATGTTGCCCCACTGGTCTGATCCGCCCATCTGCAACTTGCAGTTCATGTTCTCATAGAGCCAGAGGAAGTCATAGCCCTGAACGAGCTGATAGCTGAACTCGGTAAACGACAACCCGGTCTCCAGCCTTTTCTTTACCGAGTCTTTGGCCATCATGTAGCTGACGGTAATGTGCTTGCCCACGTTACGTATAAACTCAAGGAAGGAGATATCCTTCATCCAGTCGTAGTTGTTAACCATGCCGGCACGGTTTTCACCACCGCTGAAATCGAGGAAACGGCTGAGCTGATCCTTTATCGCCTCCTGGTTGTGCCGCAGGGTGGCCTCGTCGAGAAGGTTGCGCTCTTCGGACTTGCCGCTGGGGTCGCCAATCATGCCGGTGGCGCCGCCAACGAGTACGATGGGCCTGTGTCCGGCACGCTGCAGGTGCTTCAGCATCATTACCGAAACGAGGTGGCCGATGTGAAGTGAGTCGGCGGTGGGATCAATGCCCACATAGGCGGTGGTCATCTCCTTTTTGAGCTGTTCTGCGGTGCCGGGCATCATATCGTGCACCATGCCGCGCCATTTCAGTTCTTCTGTAAAATCCATTATCAAATTGTTATTCCG
The window above is part of the Marinilabiliales bacterium genome. Proteins encoded here:
- a CDS encoding DUF3108 domain-containing protein — protein: MYIRILILVIPAILVCNASRGQTSGSDPVYMAGESLRYQIYYGPVTGGEVTMTLTPAKFGEREVLHAVALGYTTGLANRIFRIYDIYESYMDPATGLPVKSIRNISEGSYRFYNEVLYDRDSNTVYTLMSGRNEAPPGVMDMVSAIYKLRDTMSVAALSPGDVLEMNTWFSDRLYPVYIRYSGPETVRTRMGQFDALKFFPVSEPGRVFKGDDDITVWFSDDGNFVPLRVRLNMLVGAVRMDLIEAEGLRRELQPMK
- the tsaB gene encoding tRNA (adenosine(37)-N6)-threonylcarbamoyltransferase complex dimerization subunit type 1 TsaB, giving the protein MEKRLVLNIETSTNVCSASLSAGKEIIAARESHTGRSHASLLTVFIDELMRESDTGYGDLAAVAVSMGPGSYTGLRIGVSAAKGICYGAGVPLLAVDTLRLMAMMAIKGWQSGNDTGPTTTVTNGRKTEAATSRKTDNATGNDTGPTIDNATGRDTVLLCPMIDARRMEVYTALYDAYGRQVAPTGAHIIDREWFDTLPGGSRVLFFGNGADKCNHLANGENLVYIDGIYPSAGLMPPLSDEALNEGRIEDTAYFEPYYLKDFIATTPRNRLL
- a CDS encoding serine/threonine-protein phosphatase — translated: MSEVPGNSRLQVTRFKLNTLLDITKAINEHQSQESLVSRYEAILRKELGIGKIVIYKLAGKWECILSSGVDLEQVEKIDAAKHLVQFEDITFISVENDQVLQPFDIIIPVVSNNEHLAMVLIGDIDEESEGVSPVIKHLHFIQTLSNIIVVAIENIRLNEDNIRQAAIKKELELASKLQEMLIPDPEKLPSYDAFKVSAFYHPHMDVGGDYYDIIELGEGEFGFCICDVSGKGISAAIIMSNFQANLRALFTSEIPLEILVEKLNDRVNESTKGERFLTMFIGKYNTLTKELIYVNAGHNAPLLYNIAAGTLSTLDSNTVGIGMLDEMPPIRPQQMKIDNKLKLFCYTDGLVEVMLDGNLVEAGTEHIETFLTNNRSLADNIIEIVKDNGVLQGNASIFDDITILGFEFT
- a CDS encoding tyrosine--tRNA ligase, producing MDFTEELKWRGMVHDMMPGTAEQLKKEMTTAYVGIDPTADSLHIGHLVSVMMLKHLQRAGHRPIVLVGGATGMIGDPSGKSEERNLLDEATLRHNQEAIKDQLSRFLDFSGGENRAGMVNNYDWMKDISFLEFIRNVGKHITVSYMMAKDSVKKRLETGLSFTEFSYQLVQGYDFLWLYENMNCKLQMGGSDQWGNIVTGTELIRRKTGGEAFALTCPLITKSDGSKFGKTEEGNVWLDRKLTSPYKFYQFWLNVSDEDAARYIKIFTILSPQEIEAATARHSEAPHERRLQKLLAREVTVMVHSEADYEAAVNASQVLFGRGTADALARLDEASFADLFEGVPRFGVKKELFAGGVGLTGLLTEHTNVFPSKGEYRRMVSGGGLAINREKVADPEMKLTDADLINGKYLLVQKGKKNWNLIVAG
- a CDS encoding HlyD family efflux transporter periplasmic adaptor subunit, with translation MNKKTMRYLVIAAVAMIILAIVGKSAGWFGQEIEIRVATENVERRTITETITANGKIRPQTEVKISPDVSGEIVELHLKEGNQVERGQLLLRINPETYISMRDRAEAAVNSARAQLANARARMAQVQAQFEQAERNYQRSLRLYEQNTISDSEYETSRSNYQVARAEVEAATQSAQSAEFSVKSAIASLNEAEENLRRTTIYAPTSGTISRLNVEQGERVVGTAQMTGTEMMRIADLTRMEVQVEVNENDIVRVKINDTAVIEVDAYMGQDFRGVVTEIANSANVTAIGSDQITNFDVKILILEESYRHLFDQLPEGRFPFLPGMSATVDIQTTTRRNILTVPIQAVTTRADTLLVARAGERNTDDSASSNSSGRDNLSEVVFVRGAENILEMKKVETGIQDNNYIEIIGGLEEGEEVITAPYSAIARTLRDGSRVKVVDRRELFN
- the efp gene encoding elongation factor P; translation: MADTSDFKNGLCIEYNNDLYTIVQFQHVKPGKGPAFVRTKMKSLTTGKVLDNTFSAGVKINIARVERRPYQFLYSDDLGFHFMHRDTFEQLMLEPQLIESPELLLEGQQVEIVYHADTETPLSCDMPPFVVMEVTYTEPGVRGDTSSTSSMKPATIQTGATINVPLFINTGDKIKVDTRTKTYAERVKE